A stretch of the Vitis vinifera cultivar Pinot Noir 40024 chromosome 16, ASM3070453v1 genome encodes the following:
- the LOC100254147 gene encoding probable disease resistance protein RF45 yields the protein MAESSIVFFLMKLGKLVAQEAKLFREVEGQISVLSNELEWIRLFLEEAGGKRTYNKRLKLWMNQIRDAAYDAEDIIDDFMFELERPRQHRLNHLKFLRCLPTSVSFADKLTLVHELHGRIKEINVKIEKTLANKSRCGIKNPSSTTSEAWKWKSSSEVVLQEEKKRSPIVEEINPVGMEDSVEEVKQMIVEEESSGTTTTRRVVSIVGMGGLGKTTLAQRVYNHSDVKNHFDYVTWVYVSQDCRIKELLVEIANDCKPDRDEERKISKKPPREVIKEFLEEKKYLVVLDDIWSIKVRDELISCFPESRNGKVLITTRNQEIASHANSQLYKLRLLNKTESWDLFLKKIVVPAELEDLGKKMTAKCHGLPLAIVALGSLLSRKDKTTSSWRKVLESLEWHLNQGPESCFGILALSYNDLPYYLKSCFLYCGLFLEDSEIKVSKLFQMWIAEGFVQRRGEEKVEKVAEDYLEELINRSMIRVVKRKSNGGIKSCHIHGLLRDLAISEAKDSKFFEVYENTDYTSPISVRRLTIPHKKEIVHHINSSRLRSLIGFVGEDSLTSCLAPKLLTVLDVELSTKLKITLPKEIGELIRLKYMRLRGGHGLRLPESIGRLVNLQTLDCRFGKIPWSVWRLHQLRHLYGYYSTVLSRPMMSRCLTFNGDLSIHLLTNLQTLKLAPGPWLEDGLGKLPQLKKLRITDGRFKNSSELYPENLMKLTLQNCDLEEDPMLTLKKLPNLRILKLMGNSCGSKMVCSSGGFLQLEVLGLHWLKKLEELKVEEGALPNLRALQIRGKIMIKVPQGLLQLENLRELKLKRVSSQLIEEVHEGKGEDWDKLRRITYIEK from the coding sequence atggcagaaaGCAGTATTGTGTTTTTCCTAATGAAGTTGGGCAAATTGGTAGCGCAAGAAGCTAAACTTTTTAGAGAAGTTGAAGGGCAGATAAGCGTGTTGAGTAACGAGCTTGAATGGATTCGTCTCTTCCTTGAAGAAGCAGGTGGCAAACGCACTTACAACAAAAGACTCAAGCTTTGGATGAATCAGATTAGAGACGCAGCCTATGATGCAGAAGACATAATCGACGACTTCATGTTCGAGCTGGAACGCCCGCGCCAGCACAGACTCAATCATCTCAAGTTCCTCAGGTGCTTACCCACAAGCGTTAGCTTTGCTGACAAGTTAACATTGGTCCACGAGCTCCATGGCCGTATCAAAGAGATCAATGTCAAAATTGAGAAGACCTTAGCTAATAAATCGAGGTGCGGTATCAAAAATCCAAGCAGTACTACTTCTGAAGCTTGGAAATGGAAATCTTCCAGTGAAGTCGTGCTGCAGGAAGAGAAGAAGAGGAGCCCAATTGTTGAAGAAATCAACCCAGTGGGAATGGAAGATAGCGTGGAAGAAGTGAAGCAAATGATCGTTGAGGAAGAGTCATCGGgaacaacaacaacaagaaGAGTGGTGTCCATTGTGGGGATGGGCGGTCTTGGAAAAACAACTCTTGCTCAAAGAGTTTATAATCACAGTGATGTTAAGAACCACTTTGATTATGTTACTTGGGTTTATGTGTCTCAAGATTGCAGAATCAAAGAGCTTTTGGTCGAGATCGCCAATGATTGCAAGCCTGATCgtgatgaagaaagaaaaatatcaaagaaaccGCCGAGAGAAGTTATTAAAGAATTTCTCGAGGAAAAGAAGTACTTGGTAGTACTGGACGATATATGGAGCATCAAAGTTCGGGATGAGTTGATCTCATGTTTTCCAGAATCAAGAAATGGCAAAGTGCTTATCACTACTCGCAATCAGGAGATCGCTTCACATGCCAATTCACAGCTCTACAAACTTCGTCTACTAAATAAAACAGAAAGTTGGGACCTTTTCCTCAAAAAAATTGTAGTCCCTGCAGAATTGGAAGATTTGGGAAAGAAGATGACAGCAAAATGTCATGGGCTGCCTCTTGCCATTGTGGCGTTGGGAAGCCTTCTATCAAGAAAAGACAAGACAACTTCATCATGGAGGAAAGTACTTGAAAGCTTGGAGTGGCATCTAAATCAAGGCCCGGAGTCATGTTTTGGAATTCTTGCTTTAAGTTACAATGACTTGCCTTATTACTTGAAGTCTTGTTTTCTGTATTGCGGTCTTTTTCTCGAAGATTCAGAGATCAAGGTCAGTAAATTGTTCCAAATGTGGATTGCAGAGGGCTTCGTGCAAAGACGGGGTGAAGAAAAGGTAGAAAAAGTTGCTGAAGATTACTTGGAAGAACTGATCAACAGAAGCATGATTCGAGTGGTGAAACGGAAGTCAAACGGAGGAATAAAGTCTTGTCACATTCATGGTCTTCTTCGAGATCTTGCCATTTCTGAAGccaaagattcaaaattttttgaggTATACGAAAACACCGATTATACATCCCCCATCAGTGTTCGCCGACTTACAATTCCTCACAAGAAAGAAATTGTGCACCATATTAATAGTTCCCGCCTTCGATCTTTGATTGGTTTCGTTGGTGAAGACAGTTTAACATCTTGTCTGGCACCCAAATTGCTCACAGTGTTAGACGTAGAACTGTCTACGAAACTAAAGATCACACTCCCAAAGGAAATAGGTGAACTTATCCGTTTGAAGTACATGCGTTTACGGGGTGGTCATGGATTAAGGCTTCCAGAGTCCATAGGTAGACTTGTTAATCTACAGACATTGGACTGTCGATTCGGTAAGATTCCCTGGAGCGTTTGGAGACTGCACCAATTGAGACATTTATATGGTTATTATAGTACCGTTTTAAGCCGGCCAATGATGAGTAGATGCCTTACATTTAATggtgatttgagtattcatctGCTTACCAACCTTCAAACATTGAAGTTGGCTCCGGGTCCTTGGTTGGAGGATGGTTTGGGAAAGCTACCCCAGCTTAAGAAACTAAGAATAACTGACGGACGCTTCAAGAATTCCAGTGAATTATATCCTGAAAACCTCATGAAACTAACCTTGCAGAATTGTGATCTAGAGGAGGACCCAATGCTGACACTAAAGAAGCTGCCAAACTTGAGAATTCTTAAGCTAATGGGTAATTCCTGTGGAAGCAAAATGGTCTGCTCTTCTGGAGGGTTCCTTCAACTCGAAGTCTTGGGGTTGCATTGGTTGAAGAAACTGGAGGAATTGAAAGTGGAGGAAGGTGCATTGCCTAACTTAAGGGCTTTGCAAATTAGAGGTAAAATAATGATAAAGGTTCCTCAAGGATTATTGCAGTTGGAAAATCTTCGGGAACTAAAGCTGAAGCGTGTAAGCTCTCAATTAATCGAAGAGGTGCATGAGGGTAAGGGAGAAGATTGGGATAAACTCAGGCGCATTACCTACATTGAAAAGTAA